The Felis catus isolate Fca126 chromosome B2, F.catus_Fca126_mat1.0, whole genome shotgun sequence region cacACTGTGGTTTAGCTTTATGGGCCACTGAAACTGCATCCACGTGACCATCCTGAGGTGGACGGGACAACTGGTCTGGATGGAAGAAGCACAAAACCCAGAGAGCAGTCTAGCCTTTGGGATCTCCTGATCCTTGTTAAGTTCTGGAATCAGGGAGAGAAGCCCAGGTAGGAGGCTGCAGGTCCAAGGGGGGCACACACTGTGGTCCTGAGTGTGGTGGAGGGTGAGTGACTCAGAAAACCCGGAGTCAGGTCTCCAAATATGTTCCCAGATGGAGACAAGGCCTTGAGAGGGAAGGTCAGGGTTCACAAGGTGGCTGCCAGGGTCAGAGGGAACTGCTGATGGGTTATTTCTGGGATGATCTCAACAGGCATCCCAAGGAGAGACTGGATTCCTGCCTGTCTTTTAGAGAAAAGCACCCTCAAGGTGAGTCAGCCTCTAGTAGGCAGATGAACTCCGAGGCGgatctccctcttccccacccgtGGGAGGAGTCATGACACTGAGTCCATTTTCCCTTCCTCGTGGGCAGCCAGCCCCAGTGGAGGGGAGATCGAGGAGGCCCCGCGGTCCCAGTACCTGCGCGCAGCAGCGTCTCCTTCCCCATGTCCAGGTATTTGGCGAGCCACTCCACGCACGTGCCCTCCAGGTAGTTCCTCTCCTGCTCCGCCACACCGGCCTCCTCCCACTTGCGGCGTGTGATCTGCGCCGCGGTGTCCGCCGCGGTCCAGGAGCGCAGGTCCTCGTTCAGGGCGATGTAATCCTTGCCGTCATAGGAGTCCTGACTGTACCCGCGGAGGAAGCGCCGGTCTGGGTCCACGTCACAGCCATACATTCTCTGGATGTTGTGCGACCctgtccccgccccgcccccagagcAGCAGCGATTAAGGTGAAACCGAAAGTAAACCCGCCTAAAACCTCCCTCCGGCtcttccagggtcgtgggacggGGGTCACGCGGCCTCGGGGCAGCGCTCTGACCCGGAGACTCGGGGCGACCCCGGCCCGTCCGTGGGGCTGGGGGTCGTGACCTGGACCCGGGCTCGCGTCGCTCACCGGACTCGCTCTGGTTGTAGTAGCGGAGCAACGTGTTCAGGTTCACTCGGGAAATCTGTGCGGTGTCCAAGTAAATCCGCGTGTTCCGGTCCCAATACTCCGGCCCCTCCTGCTCCATCCACGGCGCCCGCGGCTCTTCCCTGGGATTCGGGGCGTCGCTGTCGAACCGCACGAACTGCGTGTCGTCCACGTAGCCCACGGAGATGAAGCGGGGCTCCCCGAGGCCGGGCCGGGACACCGCGGTGTAGAAATACCTCAGGGAGTGGGAGCCTGCGGGCGCGGAGGGGCTGAGACCCCGCCCGACCCTCCTCCCCGCGCGGGGCCCGGGTCCCAGGGGGAGGcggccgggaggggagggggacccGAGTTGGGGAGAGCAGGGCGGAGTCCGGGAGGTTCGGGGAAGGGGAGCCCGGGCCGAGGCCCGGGTGGAGGTCTGGGTCCCGGCGGTGGACAGTCGGCTTCCCCGGGGGTTCCGCGTCCCCGCCGGGCGGTCTTCTCGCTCCTGCCCCTCAGAGTCCCTTTCCTCCCGACCCCGCACTCACCCGCCCAGGTCTGGGGCGCGGCCAGGGCCCCCAACAGCAGCAGGAGCACAGTTGGGGACATCACGAACCGCATCCTCGGGGTCTGAGGAGAAATGTGAGTCTCAGGAGGCGGGTGCGGAAACTTAATACCCCGGAACCGCGGTGCCGCTGATTGGCTTCTTCAGAAATCGGACACTAATAGGAGTGTGAACCGAGGCCGCGTCATCAGTATCCAGGCAGAAGGACCTGACACAGGTTGTGACAGGGAGAAGTGAAACCAGGGCAGATGGGGACTCCCCAACACTGGGCTTCCCCGCCCCCGACGCCGCCCTGGGGCCAGAGTCCCTGAGAGGCGGGCCTGGGGACCTGGGACTTGGCCTGGACGCCTCACCTACTGCACAGAGCGCTCTTTGTCCCGCTGTGTCCCTGAGCCGTGGACCAGGAGCTGCGTGAGTCACTGATTCTCCAGCATTTTGTTCTCAGGACATCTCTACAGTCTTAGAAATTAGTGAGGATCCCAGGGTTAATTGTGTGTCTGTGGATTCTATGGATGCTTATTTACCATAGTAGGAATAAAACCGGTTcaagtatttattaattcatttacaaTCATACGAAAACAAATATTGTTTGTATGGAAAGTGACAATGTTCCAAATAAAAGGGGCAGTGAGAAGGGTGGTTTTCTTTCATTGCAagtctctttcttctgtctccttagAAGACCACTGGATGTTCAGATTTGCTTCTGCATCTATTGTGCTGTTTTGGctgaagtatatgaaaaaatttatGTCCTTGACCAAATATAGGAGAATAGTATGTGTTATAACCGTTTCCGATAATTATGGACATTCAGCTTTGATACTATATTAAAACTACACAATGTGTACTTTCTCTGAGGTTCTTTGCAAACTGGACCTGAAACAGTACCATTAACTGTGTTTTTCTGTTACATTAAATCCATAGGCCCATCTGCACATGGAATGGATCTCGTACTAATGCATGAATGTTTTTAAGTAACGTGTTGTGTGTTGTTTCGCTAAGTAATATAGGTGTTCCAAGATTGATTAGAGTGGAATCGAATTATCAAAAAGTcatttgttttggggcacctgggtggctctgttggttaagcatccggctttggctcagttcatgatgtcacggtccgtgagttcaagccccgcgtgggactccgtgctaacagctcagaatctggagcctgactaggattctgtgtctccctgattctctgccctacccctgcttgcactctgtctctctctttctctcaaaaatgaataaacgttaaaaaaattttaaagaacgtcatttgttttaatattaccACAAATCCCAACAGAAAAGATGGTTAGTGCTTAGAAGCTGTCAAGCTTCTGGGTGGGTCACAGGTTTATGGGATGGGCTTCATGGGTGATGGGttctaaggagggcacttgttgtgatgagcactgggtgttgtatgtaagcgatgaatcactcaattctactctttttttttttttatgaaattttttgacaaattggtttccatacaacacccagtgctcatcccaaaaggtgccctcctcaatacccatcacccaccctctcctccctcccatcccccgtcaaccctgtttgttctcagttttttttttatatgaaatttattgacaaattggtttccatacaacacccagtgctcatcccaaaaggtgccctcctcaatacccatcacccaccctctcctccctcccaccccccatcaaccctcagtttgttctcagtttttaacagtctcttatgctttggctctctcccactctaacctctttttttttttttccttcccctcccccatgggttcttgttaagtttctcaggatccacataagagtgaaaccatatggtatctgtctttctctgtatggcttatttcacttagcatcacactctccagttccatccacgttgctacaaaaagccatatttcattttttctcattgccacgtagtattccattgtgtatataaacc contains the following coding sequences:
- the FLA-I gene encoding MHC class I antigen precursor (The RefSeq protein has 5 substitutions compared to this genomic sequence) — translated: MRFVMSPTVLLLLLGALAAPQTWAGSHSLRYFYTAVSRPGLGEPRFISVGYVDDTQFVRFDSDAPNPREEPRAPWMEQEGPEYWDRNTRIYLDTAQISRVNLNTFRRYYNQSESGSHNIQRMYGCDVDPDRRFLRGYSQDSYDGKDYIALNEDLRSWTAADTAAQITRRKWEEAGVAEQERNYLEGTCVEWLAKYLDMGKETLVRAESPNTRVTRHPISDREVTLRCWALGFYPAEITLTWQRDGQDHTQDTELVETRPAGDGTFQKWAAVVVPSGEEQRYTCHVQHKGLPEPINLRWEPSSLPFITILGIIAGVAVLVVTVVVGAVIWRKKCSGGKGPIYSQPARDDSTQGSDSSLMAPKV
- the FLA-I gene encoding MHC class I antigen isoform X2, with protein sequence MHGSSHPLPAAVPALAVTQTWACSHSLRYFYTAVSRPGLGEPRFISVGYVDDTQFVRFDSDAPNPREEPRAPWMEQEGPEYWDRNTRIYLDTAQISRVNLNTLLRYYNQSESGSHNIQRMYGCDVDPDRRFLRGYSQDSYDGKDYIALNEDLRSWTAADTAAQITRRKWEEAGVAEQERNYLEGTCVEWLAKYLDMGKETLLRAEITLTWQRDGQDHTQDTELVETRPAGDGTFQKWAAVVVPSGEEQRYTCHVQHKGLPEPINLRWEPSSLPFITILGIIAGVAVLVVTVVVGAVIWRKKCSGGKGPIYSHAARDDSTQGSDSSLMAPKV
- the FLA-I gene encoding MHC class I antigen isoform X1 — translated: MHGSSHPLPAAVPALAVTQTWACSHSLRYFYTAVSRPGLGEPRFISVGYVDDTQFVRFDSDAPNPREEPRAPWMEQEGPEYWDRNTRIYLDTAQISRVNLNTLLRYYNQSESGSHNIQRMYGCDVDPDRRFLRGYSQDSYDGKDYIALNEDLRSWTAADTAAQITRRKWEEAGVAEQERNYLEGTCVEWLAKYLDMGKETLLRAESPNTRVTRHPISDREVTLRCWALGFYPAEITLTWQRDGQDHTQDTELVETRPAGDGTFQKWAAVVVPSGEEQRYTCHVQHKGLPEPINLRWEPSSLPFITILGIIAGVAVLVVTVVVGAVIWRKKCSGGKGPIYSHAARDDSTQGSDSSLMAPKV